Genomic window (Aurantimicrobium sp. INA4):
TGAGACCAGGTTAGATCGCTTTTTGAGAATTAGGCCCGAGGGAGATAACTCACTCGCCTTTGAACATCTAATTGACCTCGATGAGGCTCAGGCAAGAAAACTCTTAATCCTAGATAATTTTAGGAATCAACTTGCTGGTGGTGCCCCAAACAATTCTGATTTAGCCACACTGAAGTTATTGAAGTCCCACTTGAAAGATGGACGTGTTCAAATCAAGGTTTTTGCTGAACAACCGCTTCACGCAAAGGCCTACATTCTTCACACACCGCATGTTCACCAGGTACCTCGGACTGCGTACGTAGGCTCTTCCAACTGGACCATGGCAGGTATGAGCAAGAACCTTGAGCTCAATGTTGATGTAGTGGATCAAGACGCTACAAATAAGTTGCATGTTTGGTTCGAAGACAAATGGAATAGCCCTTTATGTCTAGATATCGATGAAGATTTACTTGAACTTCTTTCAAATGCATGGATCGCAGAAGAGCAACCCAGTCCTTATGAGTTATATCTAAAGGTCTGTTTCAACCTTTCTGTAGATGCACGTGATGGAGTAGATGAGTATTCGCTACCAGAGGCTTTTGAAATCAAACTTCTTGATTATCAAAAAGAGGCGGTGAAGATTCTAGCCAAACGACTTTCTTCACGCGGTGGGGCAATGCTTGGCGACGTGGTTGGTTTAGGTAAAACCCTCACTGCCGTTGCTGTCGCAGCTGTACTCCAACAAGCAGAGGGACTAGCTCCGCTGGTACTTTGCCCGCCTAATCTAGTAGCGATGTGGGAAGAAATTTTTGCCCAGTACCACTTGTATTGCAGGGTAGTTTCTTACTCGATGGCAACTAAGAAATTGCCTGATATGCATCCACATCAAATCGTAATCATCGATGAATCACACACTCTTCGTAATGAAACTCGTCAAGATTACGCAGTAATCAAAGACTTCATTGAGAAGTGGAGTGCTCGCGTACTTTTACTGTCAGCTACCCCTTACAACACTGGTTTTAGCGACGTTTCTGCTCAACTAGGGCTTTACATCAACGAAGACGATGACATGGGTATCGAGCCCTTGGAAGCTATTGCTAATAACCCACGTTTCAGTGGAATGGTAGGTGGAAGAACCCGCTCTTTCGGGGCATTCAAGAAATCAAAGTTTGCGGAGGACTGGAAAAGACTTCTCAGTGATCACTTGGTCCGTAGGACGCGTTCATTTATTCGCGCTCTTGCTGACAAAGACGAAGAAGGCGAGTACATGACCTTCTCAGACGGACAAAAATTTTACTTTCCGGATCGAATTGCAAAGCCCATAAACCTTGAATTCGATCAAGACGATCCTGCTGCACTTATGCAAGATGAAGAAACACTAGAAGTAATCAGTGAATTGCTTCTCCCCCGTAATGACTTAACTTCCTATTGGAATCATGAAGTTGAAAATACCGATGAAGAAAAGCAATTGCTTGAGAGTTTGGAACAATCAGGCGGCAACCTTCTCGGAATTACCCGAGCCAACTTCTACAAGAGATTGTCTAGTTGTGGTTTTGCCTTTGAGCTGAGTGTTAAAAGACACATACAACGAAACAAAACCTGGCTGCATGCGCTCGACTACGGTCTGGAAGTACCTGTCGGTACCCCACGAGTAAAACTTGCGGATCTTTCTCTGGACGATTTGGGGCTTGAACTTGATCAAGACATTGAGATGGCCGGCTTATCGAGCAATGATGATCGAATCTCTGACGACTCGGAAATTTCTTTAGTTGAACTGGAAGAGAGTAAACCTCAAGGCATCGCTGCGCTGTATGAGCAAATTCAAAAATCAGATGACAAAACTCTTACTTGGGTTCGTCCCACGGTTTTCACAGAAGGCCTTAGAGAAGCTTTGGAAGAAGATACTGCTGCACTTTCCGCTTTACTAAAGCGTTATGGAGCTTGGTCGGCTTCCAGGGATTCAAAACTTAAGAAGCTAATTGAGTTGATTCAGGTAACGCACAAAGATGACAAGTTACTCATTTTCACTGAATACAAAGACACGGCAAAATATCTGCTTTCTTCTTTAGAGTCTGCTGGGATTACCAACATAGGAATTGCATCAGGTGACTCAAGTAATCCGACTAAGGTCGCCCACGCATTTTCGCCTTTCTCGAATGGCAAAAAATCAACATTTGATTCTAAATTTGAAGGCGAATTAAGAGTTCTGATTGCGACTGACGTTCTCTCAGAAGGCCAAAATCTACAAGATGCATATGTAGTAGTTAATTTCGATCTTCCATGGGCAATTATTCGGTTGATCCAAAGAGCTGGGCGTGTAGACCGAATCGGACAGCGAAGCAAACACGTCTATGTTTACTCGCTGTTCCACAACAGCCTTGAGCCTATGTTGAAACTTCGCTCGATGATTCGCCAACGCTTTGCGGACGCAAACAAAGTGTTTGGTAATGATGAAAAGTTCTTTGGTGACCCTGAGGAAGTCTCGTTGCTAGAAGATTTTTACAAAGGAAATATGGCTGGGCTTGAATCAAAGTTTGAGGGAGAGGTGGATGCTCTCAGCCGCGCATATCAGACTTGGACTTCACTAAAGACCGAAAACCCTGAGCTAGCAGAAAAAATATCCGCAATGCAGGATCAGATTTTTACGACAAGAAAAGCTTTCTCAGGTAAGAGTTTTGCACTAGGTCAACAAATTCTTACGTACACAAAAACTGGACCGCTGCATCAATTCACAGTTATTGAAGGCGGAGTAGGGACAAGGGAGCTTCCTTCACCGCTTTCGGATAATGAGGCGTTAAACAGGCTTGAGTCTGCCCCTGATGAATATGCGATTGCTAAACGAGCAGATCACTTCGAACTTGTTTCAAAATCGGCAAGTTTTGCAGCCTCGAACACTGCATTCGGGTTTGGTTACATTGCTGGAGTGCGTAAACGCCTCTTGAATGATTTCAGATTGGATCAAAGTAGCGATTTACAACCTGCGATTCAAGCATTACGTGAAAGCCCCCTTACACGATCTTCAGAACGAAAACTACTTCAGGCTAGAAAAGGCGGTCAGGTTATTGCTGCAAGACAACTACTTATCGAGCTTTTTGAGGCTGGAACGCTCGTTGTAGCTAAAGTCGGAGATCCTGACGAGACACGTATTATTTGCTCGATGGGAGTTTCAACTAATGAGTAACAACATTTTAAAAAGAATAAATTCACAAGAATTCCCTGAGCTTTTCATCAGTGAATTGCATTGGAACATTCCCAAAGATGTGAATGCTAAATCCATCACATCGACATTAAATGGTGAAAACTATTCATTATCACCTGTGGGTAAATATCAAGGACTAACAGCTTGGGTTTGCAACTCTCTTCCTAAAAGGTCAATAAGAACTGAGCTTTCTAAAGAACTGAGTAAACAAAATTTCGATTACGT
Coding sequences:
- a CDS encoding helicase-related protein, with amino-acid sequence MPQIFDNVSLKLGDDLKKVFAQAEALDSVVGYFNLRGYQLLSQEIESREPSEKPILRLLVGMSVTDETRLDRFLRIRPEGDNSLAFEHLIDLDEAQARKLLILDNFRNQLAGGAPNNSDLATLKLLKSHLKDGRVQIKVFAEQPLHAKAYILHTPHVHQVPRTAYVGSSNWTMAGMSKNLELNVDVVDQDATNKLHVWFEDKWNSPLCLDIDEDLLELLSNAWIAEEQPSPYELYLKVCFNLSVDARDGVDEYSLPEAFEIKLLDYQKEAVKILAKRLSSRGGAMLGDVVGLGKTLTAVAVAAVLQQAEGLAPLVLCPPNLVAMWEEIFAQYHLYCRVVSYSMATKKLPDMHPHQIVIIDESHTLRNETRQDYAVIKDFIEKWSARVLLLSATPYNTGFSDVSAQLGLYINEDDDMGIEPLEAIANNPRFSGMVGGRTRSFGAFKKSKFAEDWKRLLSDHLVRRTRSFIRALADKDEEGEYMTFSDGQKFYFPDRIAKPINLEFDQDDPAALMQDEETLEVISELLLPRNDLTSYWNHEVENTDEEKQLLESLEQSGGNLLGITRANFYKRLSSCGFAFELSVKRHIQRNKTWLHALDYGLEVPVGTPRVKLADLSLDDLGLELDQDIEMAGLSSNDDRISDDSEISLVELEESKPQGIAALYEQIQKSDDKTLTWVRPTVFTEGLREALEEDTAALSALLKRYGAWSASRDSKLKKLIELIQVTHKDDKLLIFTEYKDTAKYLLSSLESAGITNIGIASGDSSNPTKVAHAFSPFSNGKKSTFDSKFEGELRVLIATDVLSEGQNLQDAYVVVNFDLPWAIIRLIQRAGRVDRIGQRSKHVYVYSLFHNSLEPMLKLRSMIRQRFADANKVFGNDEKFFGDPEEVSLLEDFYKGNMAGLESKFEGEVDALSRAYQTWTSLKTENPELAEKISAMQDQIFTTRKAFSGKSFALGQQILTYTKTGPLHQFTVIEGGVGTRELPSPLSDNEALNRLESAPDEYAIAKRADHFELVSKSASFAASNTAFGFGYIAGVRKRLLNDFRLDQSSDLQPAIQALRESPLTRSSERKLLQARKGGQVIAARQLLIELFEAGTLVVAKVGDPDETRIICSMGVSTNE